One window from the genome of Acidimicrobiia bacterium encodes:
- a CDS encoding DNA-processing protein DprA, whose amino-acid sequence MKLSDDAKAVLVLTTRLGDPQRPALPPGQWHSFSQALGDSGLRPCDVFSPDALERMGLDPERRARIDTLVADAAHVMVDLESVSARGIWAITAADEDYPERLRTLDSLAPPVIFGVGDHHLLGRRGVGIVGSRDVGPDGVDVAREVATAAAEESLTVLSGAARGVDQQAMAAAYQAGGSVIGVLADSLERQIKTADVRSSLDAGTTCLVTQQHPKTGFTPAAAMARNKLVYAMASATFVVASGLKGGTWEGATEALRRGFGRVAVWRGPGQGPGNAELEKLGARSVDKVADLFEYVAEERLPEHEQLTIELS is encoded by the coding sequence ATGAAGCTGTCAGACGACGCCAAGGCCGTGCTCGTGCTGACCACTCGCCTCGGCGACCCGCAGCGCCCCGCTCTTCCCCCTGGCCAGTGGCACTCCTTCTCGCAGGCTCTCGGCGACTCTGGCCTCAGGCCATGCGATGTGTTCTCGCCCGACGCTCTCGAACGCATGGGACTCGACCCGGAGCGGAGGGCGCGGATCGATACCCTCGTCGCCGACGCCGCCCACGTGATGGTGGACCTCGAGTCGGTGAGTGCCCGTGGCATCTGGGCGATCACCGCGGCGGATGAGGATTACCCAGAGCGGCTCAGAACCCTGGACTCCCTGGCACCACCGGTTATTTTCGGGGTCGGTGACCACCACCTCCTCGGTCGGCGGGGGGTGGGGATTGTCGGGTCGCGTGACGTGGGGCCCGACGGGGTGGACGTGGCCCGGGAGGTTGCTACCGCCGCGGCCGAAGAAAGCCTGACAGTTCTGTCGGGGGCGGCACGCGGCGTCGATCAGCAGGCGATGGCAGCGGCGTATCAGGCGGGCGGGTCAGTAATAGGCGTCCTCGCCGACAGCCTGGAACGGCAGATCAAGACCGCCGATGTGCGGTCCTCGCTCGACGCAGGCACCACATGCTTGGTCACCCAGCAGCATCCCAAGACTGGCTTCACTCCGGCGGCGGCGATGGCCCGCAACAAACTGGTCTACGCGATGGCATCAGCGACGTTCGTGGTGGCATCGGGCCTGAAGGGTGGGACCTGGGAGGGGGCGACGGAAGCGCTGCGAAGAGGCTTCGGGCGCGTGGCGGTCTGGCGCGGCCCAGGCCAGGGGCCGGGGAACGCGGAACTCGAGAAACTCGGTGCCCGCTCGGTCGACAAGGTTGCCGACCTGTTCGAATACGTCGCGGAGGAACGGCTGCCAGAGCATGAGCAACTCACGATCGAGCTGAGTTAG
- a CDS encoding SEC-C domain-containing protein, giving the protein MTADNEPRDDIDDLERRVVGLAWDELRHGPMHFDELLDLVGDFDDLDDLAALTESDPETILDDLLNSTEGIWTTRHRYVARIDVALDGSVFTHRLTEAELHGGEVAAVPDLMVVDWAIENDPALEGGGLLEKRFGSEERGGDGYALAGPDGWLEGFAAGDLIGFRRVGDHIRVERVEGSTDGDESDALEQAFADVVDRDGVGVDIPILLMEAMMSDEELSLFRNPVHPITELLPLAGLERRGELVGPAGTNFEDQFVVHQREQFESLFRRMDFEPCCRQAFARVREAWSDFEIDGDRTDRAPLLKALSHGTVAPALAVYAMEDDFYDTAGLDEFAAYLAEAGGSGAAAAEFLRGVHAEFIDDALAAEAHHEAAVGHDPGYGPGALELARYRLDRGRNIEALRLLRRSGVPADSPDLAYLARLIERRGTRRNDPCPCGSGNKFKACCLLEPKLTTSERIGLLTRRVIDFATAGNRRKRLFGLALSAAAEAEDDEELFEGLGKMMDDPFILDLFIFEGGGLEEYLEVRGPLLTDEDRATLGDWSRSRRALYEVVEAPPGEGMTLRDTRTGDREDIAEALGSQGRSPGDLLLGRVVTVGDTRQLIGNVLEIDLRQRASLLRLLDRVPDADALAAWYGSWSHPPSFANREGEPLVFCEAELMPVPDDDSWPTLAAYLDDAYRVEGPDRWVETVEVDGEELLRATLVRHSDNLVVRTNSEERMTRLLESLPGVEVLAESREPARSFAHLSHLSDGLPETPAEEVSEEERRHLEEWIREKERAWVDESIPALGGLTPRQAVDDPTRREDLLRLLRSLERWPDMPTNAVTFDPARLRALLGIE; this is encoded by the coding sequence ATGACCGCAGACAACGAGCCCCGGGACGACATCGATGATCTCGAGCGCCGCGTCGTCGGCCTCGCCTGGGATGAGCTCCGGCATGGCCCGATGCATTTCGACGAGTTGCTCGACCTCGTTGGCGACTTCGACGACCTGGACGACCTCGCCGCCCTCACCGAATCCGACCCGGAAACGATCCTCGACGACCTGCTCAACTCCACCGAGGGGATCTGGACGACTCGTCACCGGTATGTCGCCCGGATCGATGTGGCCCTCGACGGGAGCGTCTTCACCCACCGCCTCACCGAGGCGGAACTCCATGGCGGCGAGGTGGCCGCGGTGCCCGATCTGATGGTCGTCGACTGGGCGATCGAGAACGACCCTGCCCTCGAGGGCGGGGGGCTGCTTGAGAAGCGTTTCGGCAGCGAGGAGCGGGGCGGGGACGGGTACGCCCTCGCAGGGCCCGATGGATGGCTCGAGGGGTTTGCCGCCGGGGACCTGATCGGTTTTCGCCGCGTCGGCGACCACATCCGGGTGGAGCGGGTGGAAGGGTCGACCGACGGCGACGAGTCCGATGCCCTCGAGCAGGCCTTCGCCGACGTCGTGGACCGCGACGGGGTGGGGGTGGACATCCCGATCCTTCTCATGGAGGCCATGATGTCGGACGAGGAGCTATCGCTGTTTCGCAACCCGGTGCACCCGATCACCGAGCTCCTCCCTCTCGCCGGCCTGGAGCGTCGCGGGGAACTGGTGGGACCTGCCGGCACCAACTTCGAGGACCAGTTCGTCGTCCACCAGAGGGAGCAATTCGAGTCGCTCTTTCGGAGGATGGACTTCGAGCCATGCTGCCGGCAGGCCTTCGCCCGAGTCCGGGAAGCATGGTCGGACTTCGAGATCGACGGTGATCGGACCGACCGGGCCCCGCTGCTCAAAGCCCTCTCCCACGGGACCGTGGCCCCGGCGCTCGCGGTGTACGCCATGGAGGACGACTTCTACGACACGGCCGGTCTCGACGAGTTCGCCGCCTACCTGGCCGAAGCGGGAGGGTCTGGGGCCGCCGCCGCCGAATTCCTCCGTGGGGTCCATGCCGAGTTCATCGACGACGCCCTCGCCGCCGAGGCACACCACGAGGCGGCGGTCGGCCACGATCCCGGGTACGGCCCAGGGGCCCTGGAGCTGGCCCGCTACCGCCTCGACCGCGGTCGCAACATCGAGGCGCTCCGGCTGCTGCGTCGCAGCGGGGTTCCCGCGGACTCCCCCGACCTGGCGTATCTCGCCCGGCTGATCGAGCGTCGCGGCACCCGACGCAACGATCCCTGCCCGTGCGGGTCGGGGAACAAGTTCAAGGCATGCTGCCTGCTCGAACCCAAGTTGACCACGTCCGAGCGGATCGGCCTCCTCACCCGCCGGGTCATCGATTTCGCCACCGCCGGGAACCGCCGGAAACGGCTCTTCGGACTGGCGTTGTCGGCGGCCGCCGAGGCCGAGGACGACGAGGAGTTGTTCGAGGGCCTCGGCAAGATGATGGACGACCCGTTCATCCTCGATCTCTTCATCTTCGAGGGGGGCGGCCTGGAGGAGTACCTGGAGGTGAGGGGGCCGCTACTCACCGACGAGGACCGCGCCACCCTGGGCGACTGGTCGCGGTCGCGACGGGCCCTCTACGAGGTGGTCGAAGCCCCGCCCGGTGAGGGCATGACCCTACGCGACACTCGGACCGGTGACCGAGAGGACATTGCCGAGGCCCTGGGATCCCAGGGACGCTCCCCCGGTGACCTGCTCCTGGGACGGGTGGTGACGGTTGGCGACACCCGGCAACTGATCGGCAATGTGCTGGAGATCGATCTCAGGCAGCGAGCCTCCCTGCTGCGCCTGCTCGACCGGGTTCCCGACGCCGACGCCCTCGCCGCCTGGTACGGGTCGTGGTCCCACCCGCCCTCCTTCGCCAATCGAGAGGGTGAGCCCCTCGTGTTCTGTGAGGCCGAGTTGATGCCCGTTCCCGACGACGACAGCTGGCCGACCCTCGCCGCGTACCTCGACGATGCCTACCGGGTGGAAGGGCCTGATCGGTGGGTCGAGACGGTCGAGGTCGACGGCGAGGAGCTGCTCCGGGCCACCCTGGTCCGCCACAGCGACAACCTGGTGGTCCGCACCAATTCGGAGGAGCGGATGACCCGGTTGCTGGAGAGCCTCCCCGGGGTCGAGGTGCTCGCCGAGTCACGGGAGCCGGCGAGGTCTTTCGCCCACCTGAGCCACCTGTCGGACGGGCTCCCCGAGACGCCGGCCGAGGAGGTCTCCGAGGAGGAGCGACGCCATCTGGAGGAGTGGATCCGGGAGAAGGAGCGGGCCTGGGTCGACGAGTCCATCCCCGCCCTGGGGGGCCTCACACCGCGTCAGGCCGTCGACGACCCCACCCGCCGCGAGGATCTGCTCCGCCTGCTGCGATCGCTGGAGCGTTGGCCGGACATGCCGACGAACGCCGTGACCTTCGACCCGGCCCGGCTTCGGGCACTCCTGGGGATCGAGTAG